The DNA window TAGCGTTGGATAACGCATGGGAAGCTCTCCTTCCGTTTCAGAAGCggtcgacgacggcgacgacgacgcgTCCTGTCAGTTCGAGTCGGCCGTCCTCGGGGACTGGGAATGAATCGCAGAGTAGTAATCCCACTGCCGAAACTACACTTGCGCAGCGACCGAAAAACACACCTCTGGCCAACCTCTCcacaccatcctcctctcttGCCGAATACACCGCCAAACTCAACACCTACGCCTCCGGCTCCGTGACTCCTGATACTCCCTACTCAGGCTCTCAAGTTGAgtcgtcgacctcctctATCGACATCGAGAACGATAAGCGCTTCAGTGCCATTTCCATCTCGTGCATCGACATGGTGGCCCCGACCCCGCCAGAAGGGTCCGCGAGACGCGCTTCAAAGCATAAGAATGCGCCTCCTCTTGCTGAGCAGGACAATCTCGTTGCTGCAGGTATTGGAACAGAAATTCTAGGTGGGCAGCGCACCAAGGGTCGCTATATCCCCCTCGACCAGAAAATCGCCGATAGCGTCTGGGGCATCGTGCACCTGTATCGTGAAGCACAGGAGACGCCTTACCTCACTGGCAACGAAGATGACTACCCGACCTACCTGAAAGGCTCTGCGGCCGTGGCGAGGCAGCCTttcgaccagcagcagcagcaacaatcgGCAGATGGAGCCAGCAGCAAGCAGCCCCAGACGGGcggttttggtggtggtctcACGGCGTATCCGTTTCCCGCCATctcatcttcgtctgcgCAGAACCCTGAGGAAGAGTGCACGACGCTGTGCATTCTGGCTGTTCCGTCTTACATGTCGTCCTCGGATTTCTTGGGGTTCGTGGGCGAGAAGACCTTGGATGACGTCGCCCATTTCCGGATGATTAAGACCGCTCGCGCGAATCGGTACATGGTTTTGATGAAGTTTCGGAATGCACACAAGGCGATGGTGTGGCAGAAGGAGTGGAATGGAAAGGTGTTTAATAGCATGGAGGTGAGTGTGGcctgtctttctttctaaTAACATACATGTACTGACTGATGCTACCAGCCTGAAACCTGTCATGTGGTTTTCGTCAAAGCCGTCGAGATCCAAGTCGTCGAAGAGGAGACCTCCTCTATTCTCACCCCCGCCGAATCTAGTGCACTCTCGCCCTCCCACAATCCGGCTTCGCTGTCGCGCGCCCCCATGTCGTCAGCCGGCCAAGCCGCCCTTTCCATCAAGCCCCTCGCCCCTCCTACTCCGGCACTTATCGAATTACCTACTTGTC is part of the Penicillium psychrofluorescens genome assembly, chromosome: 4 genome and encodes:
- a CDS encoding uncharacterized protein (ID:PFLUO_006686-T1.cds;~source:funannotate), with the translated sequence MFYKCSSTSLVLCVQVGSQCQSSPPSPLMPAYFFNLKFELLLRSTETSSDQLTATLALDNAWEALLPFQKRSTTATTTRPVSSSRPSSGTGNESQSSNPTAETTLAQRPKNTPLANLSTPSSSLAEYTAKLNTYASGSVTPDTPYSGSQVESSTSSIDIENDKRFSAISISCIDMVAPTPPEGSARRASKHKNAPPLAEQDNLVAAGIGTEILGGQRTKGRYIPLDQKIADSVWGIVHLYREAQETPYLTGNEDDYPTYLKGSAAVARQPFDQQQQQQSADGASSKQPQTGGFGGGLTAYPFPAISSSSAQNPEEECTTLCILAVPSYMSSSDFLGFVGEKTLDDVAHFRMIKTARANRYMVLMKFRNAHKAMVWQKEWNGKVFNSMEPETCHVVFVKAVEIQVVEEETSSILTPAESSALSPSHNPASLSRAPMSSAGQAALSIKPLAPPTPALIELPTCPVCLERMDETTGLLTIICQHVFHCTCLQKWKGSGCPVCRYTQDELHKKPQSPESTAECSVCHSELNLWACLICGTVGCGRYDGAHAFEHWKETTHAYAMDLDSHRVWDYVSDLYVHRILQSKTDGKLVELPAADNHALDPPDWSDAVPRDKFENLSVEYAHLLTSQLESQRAYFEEIVERAADKASRAASESASAKDEWKELSARIAELEGQHNTLTTEKIPLLERDRARFEKRADKFEQMARSLEKDWREEKTINQSLLERIDFLSAELGGIKEVNQELKEQNRDLTFFISGSQRLQDQGEDIQEATLSVPDPPTPGKKKKGKGKKN